GCCGCACACCCCGGCCCCGCGCATCTCGTCGCCCAGATCGTCGAGGCGGTTGGCGAACGTGCCCAGCGTGATCATTCGCGCGTGGAATTTGTCCTTGGCGGATGGGGCCGGCGCGCTCGTGACCGCCGGCGCGGTCGGCTTCTGCTTCGGGGCGGCCTTCTTCGTGGCCTTGCTCTTCGTGGTCGCGATCGTCGTTGTCGTGTTCGTGGACATCTCAGGTTCCTCGTTGGTGTTCGTTCAGGGCGTACCTTCGACGGGGCGGCCCGCGCTGGGTCGCCGGTTGTGCTTCGGGTTGTGCAGGGGATGGGCCGGAACTCCCCGGCCCGGGTAGGCTACGCGACCTTCAGTTCACCCGCGTCAGGTTCGGCCGCCACGGTCGCGACCAGTTCGACGGGCTTCGGCGTCGGCACGTTGATCGTGACCTTCACCATCCGCGACGACAGCCCCGCGGCGGGCTGCAGTTCTTCGGAATCCTTCGAGACCTCGTAGTCGCCGTTTGAATCGACCAAAACCCAGACCTCGACTTCGACCAGTTCGGGTTCCATCTGTCGGCCCTCGTTCGATGTGGAAGAGGGACCGGGCGAAGTACCCGGCCCCGGTGTGTCGTCACTCCGGTTCGCCGGTGAGGTCCAGGTGCACCACGGCCCCGGTGCCCGTCTCGCTCTTCGGGTCATCGATCGCCTCTTTGTGGATCGAGAAGCCCCACTGCCCCTCGTCGTCGATCACCTTCACCTCGCACTCACCCCCGACCTGACCCTTCATCCATTCCAGCCGTTCGATCAGCTTCTGAAGCGTCATTGCATCCCCTCCGTTCGTGCTGTTCGTTACCGCCGTTGCGACCTGCACTGATGCTAGATTTGACCTAGGGGCATGTCAATGATGAAACTAGAAAAAGCCTAGGGGCGATCCAAATTGCCCAACCTAGTAAATAGCTAGGGGCGAGTTACGATACTCTCTGTAGTGTCGTTCGCGATCGTCCGGCGGATGGGGTGCCGAATGCCTAAGAGACCGGTTGAGGGGGCGGCCCAGATCAACGCGGAACTACCCGTCCCTTTGCTAGATGAGTTGAAGAGGTTCGCGAAAGGCCGCGGGGAAAAGGTGCGAGATGTTCTCGCGCTCGCAATCCGCCGGCATTTGGACAATCCGCCGCCGCCGCCCCGCCCGGCTGAGGTCCCACCGTTGCCGCCGCTCACTAGTCCGCCAGAGAAGCCGGCCCCGAAGAAGGGGAAGAAGAAGTGACACCTGACGATCCGCCGGCCTCCAGTTCGACTCCCGCGGAGCGCCGATTCTGGCGACGCGCGGCCCCCGTCCGCCTTCTCGTTCTGCTCCTCGGTGCTGCGGTCGTGTACCTGATCTACACAGTCGTGCGCTGATCCCTCTGAAGTGACTCACTAAATCGCTGTACACTCAGGGCGCGTCAGGTAGAATCCGGGAACCACATTCCCGGAGAGCGCCCCATGCGAATCACGATCCTGACCTCCGTTGCGTTCCTGAGTGGAGCGGTTGGTACGGGCGGTACGTTCGCGATTACGACCGGCAACACATCTCCGGTCGCTGACGAGAAGCCGGCCCCACCTAGCAAGGACAAACCCCAGAGCGGGGACTGGCTACCTGAACTCAAACGCGGCCTCATCCCGCTGCCGCCGAGCGCGTTCCCAGATATCGTGCCACCCAAGCCAGCAAAGAACGAAGCAGACAGTAAACGGTATCTCGAACAGCTCGCCAAATCGTGCCCGCGTCTTTGCGGCAAAATCCCGCTGAAGATCGAAGACGGAGACGACACCTTACGGAAGCTGATGAAGGCGCGGCTGCACCAAGGGATTCTGTCGCTGGGCGGCTACCAAGAGGGGCAAGCTATCGCCGGCATCGATCCCAGCGGTGTCGCCGAGTACCAAGCCTGCCTTGAGGATGTTCTTCAGGCGAGTAGGGAACTGTGGGGTAAGCAGCCGAAAGAGTTCGTCCCTTGGCTCGAAGAGTTGCTGGTCGAGGCGAAGGCATACGAGCAATACACCATACGGCGAGTGGAGGCCGGGGCGATAAGGTTCCAGAGCCAAAGTATTGCGACGCGAAACCGGCTTAAACTCGAAGCGGAGCTGTGGAAGGCCAAGAACCCGAAGTGAGCCGCTCGCGATCCACAGCAACACGGAACGGATCGGGTCGGAGGTGACACCCCGTGGAAGCCTCTGGCAATTTGCCAGAGGCTTTTCAGCAACACGGGCGGGATCGGCTCACTTTTTCGGCCGCTTGAGGATTACCCGCGCCCTACCCACCTCGTGCGGCGCCCCAGCGAGTTCCCATCCTTCATCACCGAGCGCATTAAGCACCTTTTGATCCGGCTCGTTACCCCCACCCCCTCCCGGAAGGGTCACGACTTTGTATTCCCACTTCTGCACCGCGGGAGCCGCCTTCTCTTTCTCCTGCGCCGACGACGAACCCAACGTAGACCAGCACACCGCGCCGACAGCGAACAGGGCAACGGCGACGAACAGGCGGTAGGAAGGTTTCACGGACGGCACTCCGAATGTGGTGAGGGACCGCCGACATCATACCCGATTGTCTTGGCGCAAAGACAATTGCCCCTCCCAGCGCCCACCTTGCGCGCCCACGGCTTGAACGGGCGCCCGCGCGGAATGTGCCCCGAAGTGCGATCGGGCCGTATACGCGATCCTGTGCGATCTGGCGGGTGAGCCGTCAGTTTCGCCCGTTGGGGCGATAGTGTCTCACAGATAACCTCCGGACATTAGATCGTGTTGAACCCATTATTCAGCCCCCTGAACCTCGGGAGAAGGTTCAGGGGGCCGGGGCACTTCTACAAGTGCCAAACTAACTAAATTAGTTCCCTTCTTGCTTTTGTATCGCAACACGAACCTCGTTCCCGGCACTGCCGCACTA
The Gemmata palustris DNA segment above includes these coding regions:
- a CDS encoding DUF4177 domain-containing protein; translation: MKPSYRLFVAVALFAVGAVCWSTLGSSSAQEKEKAAPAVQKWEYKVVTLPGGGGGNEPDQKVLNALGDEGWELAGAPHEVGRARVILKRPKK